Below is a genomic region from Leptotrichia shahii.
CGCAATTATTGAAGTTCCGCCTGTGGAAGCCTCATATAAATAAATAATTGTTATTCCTAAGGCACAAATTGCACTTCCAAAAACTGTGGCTAGAAATATGTCTTTAGTAATAGTGTAATTGGGATAATATTTTTCAAAAACAGAAAGAAAAAAAGATAAAAGTACAGTTGCATAAATGCTCTTAAATCCAAAATGTCCGCTAATTACGATAAAGGCTAAAGCAAATAAAATTAGATTGCTAATAGCGACAAAAAGTCCTGTAGGAAAGCCAAATAAGCTATTTATAACCAAAGCTAGCCCTGTTACTCCTCCACTTGCTATTTTATTTGGGAAAAAGAAAAACTGTAATCCCATTGCAAGAAAAAGAGTTCCTATTCCAATTAAAAAATATTCCTTGATTAATTTAAAAATTGTTTTTTTATTCATAAAATACTCCCTTCATAAAGAAATTAAAAAAATAAATGAAAATAAAAAACGAAGCTACTTAAAAAAATTTATTCGATAAACACTATTCTTTTTTCGCTTCGCTTAAATTTACTCATTAGTATAAATTCAATTTATATGTTAAATAGTATAATGGTTTGTTTTGATTCTGCATTGCAAAGTCATATTCATTGAATACATTTTTTGCTTGCGGAATATTTTTTTGAAGCTGTGCAGACAAACTGAACTTTTCAGCAATCATTTTTGTAAGAGCTTTTAACTTTTTAGAAAAATCTTCTTCCAAATAAATATTTTCCACAGCGTAATTATTACGTAATCCCAAATCTCTTGCCATTATTTTTATAACTTCATCAAGACTTGCAATTCCATCAACCAAATTTATATTTTTAGCTTCATCACCGAGCCATATTTTACCTTGTGCATAATTTTCAAGAGTATTTTCATCAATTTTACGGCTTTTAGAAACACGTGATTTAAATTCACTGTATGTTTCTTGCATTGATTGGGTAATTTTATCACGAGATTCTTGTGATAATGGTGCAAAACTATCATTAATGTCTGAATATTTACCCTTTGAAATTGAATTTGAATGAACTCCAAATTTTTCTTGTGCATTGTAAAATTTTGGAATCATTGAAACTACGCCGATTGAGCCTGTAATTGTCGCATTATTGGCAAATACCTTATTTCCTGCCATTGAGATGTAATAACCTCCAGAAGCTGTGGTATCTGACATTGAAACATAAATTGGAATATTTAATTTTGTCAATTCCTGATAGATTACTTCAGAAGCTAGAGCTGAACCTCCGCCTGAATTTACACGAAGCACGATACCTCTTAAATTTTTAGTTTGCATTGCTTTTTCAACTTTTTCTAAAATATTGTCGGGAGTTATGACACCTTCCGTAACTCCATTTGGATCGTACATAATTGAACCTTCGGCATAAATTACAGCGATAGTTCCATTTCTAGGATTCCCCACTTTTTCATCCTTTACCCTTTTTTCATAATAGTCAGTAATATCTGCAACATTATCTTCTCGAATATTTAAACGTTTTGTGAAATCAGAAAATTGTTCCAACTTGTCAACTAAGTTTTTATCACGTGCGGCAAATGGTGTTAAATTAGTGTCAGTTCCATTTACAATATCGTTATTTAGTATATTTTTGTCAATTTTACGATTTTTAGAAACATCTTCAATAAATTTACCATATCTATTTTCCAAGATTCTTGTAAGTTCAGAACGTAATTCAGGAGTCATCTCATTTCCAGTATAATTTTCCCCATAAGACTTGTAATTTCCAATACGGACAACTTCCATATTCACTCCTAGTTTATCCAAAAGACCTTTATAATACATATCTGAATAATGATAACCTGTCAAATCCAAACTTGCTGAAGCAGATGGAATCATTACAACTTCATTTGCAATGGAAGCTAATTTATAATTGGCATTTGTAATATAAGCTCCAAAAGCATATATTTTTTTATTGTTCGCCTTTAATTCCTCAAATTTCTTTGACAATTCCTCTACTTTCGCAGATGACAGATTTACTGTGTCTAAAGCGATGATAACTCCCTTTACCTGATTATTTTTCTTTATGTCATCTAAGCTGTTTAAAACGTCCATATAGGATAAATTTTCTCTATCTGAGAGAAAATCTGAACCTATAACTTTATCCTCAACAACGTCAGAAACATTAAAAAGTATATATTCATAACTTTTTTTAACATTTTCATTTTTATTTTTTGAATTAACAACAGCAATTATTGACATTCCGATAATAAAAATTATAAATATTGATAATGAAAGTTTTAAAAAAAATGAATATATTTCTTTTGCTGTGAATATTAAAAATTTTTTGAAAAAATCCCAAAATTTCATTTTTTATTTTCCTCCTTGTATTTATATAATTTAATAATTTGCAAAAGTTTAGAAAGTTTTATTAAAATTTAAATTTTTCCTTTGTATTTTACTGTTTTCACTTTTACAATCATCTATTTTGCACATTGCTATAAATATGACAAATTATATCACTTTACAAAATAAATATCAATAAATTTTCTACTTGCCAAATATCTAAAATTATGCGATAATTTAATATATATGTATAATTTGAATTAAAAAATGGAGGACTGAAAATGAATGATAGAGTTGTTATTACAGTTATCGGAGCAGATAAAACTGGAATTGTTGCAAATGTTTCAACAAAATTAAGTGAATTAAACTTAAATATTATTGACATTACACAAAAGGTTTTTGAAGATGATATTTTTGCGATGATTATGCTTGTAGAAGCACCTAAAAATACAGACATAAAAGGGCTTCAGGAAGAATTTAAGGTCTTTGAAGATCAAATAGGTGTAAGAGTTTACCTGCAGCATGAAAATATTTTTAAAACTATGCACAGAATATAGTTCATTATTAAAATTTAGGAGGAAAAAATGAATTTATTACCTGATGAGATACTGGAAACGATAGATATGGTTGAAATGCAGCATCTTGATGTAAGAACTGTAACAATGGGAATAAGTCTACTTGACTGCATTGATGCCAGTGCAGAAAAAACAGCAGAAAATATCTATAACAAAATTATAAAAAACGGAAAAGACTTAGTAAAAATAGCCAATGAAGTGGCAAGTAAATATAATATGCCAATTATAAATAAAAGAGTTTCAGTTACTCCAATTTCAATAATTGGAAATGCAACAGATGCACAAGATTATACAATTTTTGCAAAAGCTCTTGACAAAGCGGCAAAGGAAATTGGAATTGACTTTATTGGAGGATTTTCAGCTCTTGTTGACAAAGGCTTTACAAAAGGCGATATTAATTTGATAAACAGTATTCCAAAAGCACTTTCAGAAACTGATAGAGTCTGCTCATCTGTAAACGTAGGTTCTACAAAATCTGGAATTAATTTGGATGCAGTAAAAATGATGGGAAAAACTGTAAAAGAGCTAGCTGAACTTTCAAAAGACAACGACGGATTAGCGGCGGCAAAATTTGTTGTATTTACAAATGCTGTTCCTGATAATCCATTTATGGCGGGAGCATTTCACGGAGTTGAAAATCCAGATATTGTCCTAAATGTTGGAATCAGCGGACCAGGAGTTGTAAGACATACACTTTCAAATATTTCAAAAACTGCGAAAATTGATGAAATAACAGAAGCCATTAAAAAAGTAAGTTTTAAAATTACAAGAATGGGAGAATTAATCGGAAAGGAAGTTTCCGAAAGACTTGGAGTTGAATTTGGGATAATCGACTTATCACTTGCACCAACTCCAGCTGTGGGAGATAGCGTTGGAAACGTTTTGGAAGAATTTGGGCTGGAAGCAGTTGGGGCTTATGGAACAACGCTTGCACTTGCGATATTAAATGATGCTGTGAAAAAAGGCGGAGCAATGGCTGCAACTCGTGTTGGTGGCTTAACAGGAGCATTTATTCCAGTAAGTGAAGATCAGGGAATGATAGAAGCCACAAGCAAAGGTTATTTAACACTTGAGAAATTAGAAGCAATGACTTGCGTATGCTCTGTTGGACTTGATATGATTGCTATTCCAGGAGATACTTCAGAAGCTGTAATTTCTGGAATAATAGCTGATGAAATGGCAATTGGAATGGTAAATACAAAAACTACTGCAGTCAGAGTGATCCCAGTCCCAGGAAAAAAAGCTGGAGATAGAGTAGTATTTGGTGGACTTCTTGGAGAAGCTGATATAATAAACATAAACAATTTAGATTGTTCAGTATTAATAAACCGTGGTGGAAAAGTGGCACCTCCGATTCAGGCTTTAAAAAATTAATTAATAAAAAATATAAAAATAAGAAAGTTAGGATTTATTCTTGACTTTCTTTTTAACAAAAGATAGTAAGAAGCCGCAGTCTTTCTACAAGCGAAAGTAGTTCACACTACAAATAATAAAGGAGCTGTAAAAATGTATCATATAAAAGATGAAGAATTTTTAAGAGGAAAAGTTCCAATGACAAAAGAGGAAATCCGATTTGTAAGCATTGGAAAAATGGAATTGCAGGATAATGACGTATGCCTTGACATTGGTGGCGGGACTGGCTCTATTAGCATGGAAATGGCTAGATTTGCACGAAGCGGAAAAGTTTTTGCAATTGAAAGAAATGATGAAGCAGTCGAATTAATTCAAAAAAATAAGGAAAAATTTGGATTAGAAAATATTACTGTAATTAAAGGGATCGCTCCAGATGGATTAAAAAATTTGAATATAAAATTTAATAAAATTTTTATTGGCGGTTCAGCTGGTAATTTAGTTGAAATTATAAAATATTCCTATGAAAATTTAGCAGAAAATGGGATTTTAACATTAAATTTTATTGTTTTAGAAAATATTTTTACAGCCATTGAAGAATTAAAAAAATATAATTTTAAAGATGTTGACATTTGTCAATTAATTGTAAGCAAAAATAAAAAAATCAAAGATTTTAATATGATGATGGCGGAAAATCCTATTTATGTGATTACTGCAAAAAAATAAAATAAAAAATAAGGAGACATAATGAGTAAAAATGGAAAAATTTATGTAGTAGGAATTGGCCCTGGAAAAAAGGCAGACATGACTTTTAAGGCTTATGAGAAAATGAAAAATAGCGATATTATTGTAGGATATAAAACTTATACTGATTTAATTAAAGAATATTTTCCAAATACTGAAATCAGAAGTTCCAGTATGATGAAGGAAGTCGATAGATGCTTAGAAGTTCTAGATCTTGCAAAAGCTGGAAAAAATGTAGCTTTGATTAGTAGTGGAGATGCTGGAATTTATGGAATGGCTGGAATTATGTATGAAATAATTAATGAAAATGATGATATAGAAGTTGAAGTAATCGCAGGAGTTACAGCAACAAATGCAGCAGCCGCAATTGTTGGAGCTCCA
It encodes:
- a CDS encoding PFL family protein, with the protein product MNLLPDEILETIDMVEMQHLDVRTVTMGISLLDCIDASAEKTAENIYNKIIKNGKDLVKIANEVASKYNMPIINKRVSVTPISIIGNATDAQDYTIFAKALDKAAKEIGIDFIGGFSALVDKGFTKGDINLINSIPKALSETDRVCSSVNVGSTKSGINLDAVKMMGKTVKELAELSKDNDGLAAAKFVVFTNAVPDNPFMAGAFHGVENPDIVLNVGISGPGVVRHTLSNISKTAKIDEITEAIKKVSFKITRMGELIGKEVSERLGVEFGIIDLSLAPTPAVGDSVGNVLEEFGLEAVGAYGTTLALAILNDAVKKGGAMAATRVGGLTGAFIPVSEDQGMIEATSKGYLTLEKLEAMTCVCSVGLDMIAIPGDTSEAVISGIIADEMAIGMVNTKTTAVRVIPVPGKKAGDRVVFGGLLGEADIININNLDCSVLINRGGKVAPPIQALKN
- the cobJ gene encoding precorrin-3B C(17)-methyltransferase; its protein translation is MSKNGKIYVVGIGPGKKADMTFKAYEKMKNSDIIVGYKTYTDLIKEYFPNTEIRSSSMMKEVDRCLEVLDLAKAGKNVALISSGDAGIYGMAGIMYEIINENDDIEVEVIAGVTATNAAAAIVGAPIMHDYVTISLSNLLTDWELIKKRLELAAQGDFIVSLYNPKSKGRATQIAEAQKIMLKYKSKDTPVAIVRNAGRENEEYEITTLENMLDFEINMLTIVLIGNSNTYVKNGKIITPRGYEKKYEY
- the sppA gene encoding signal peptide peptidase SppA, translating into MKFWDFFKKFLIFTAKEIYSFFLKLSLSIFIIFIIGMSIIAVVNSKNKNENVKKSYEYILFNVSDVVEDKVIGSDFLSDRENLSYMDVLNSLDDIKKNNQVKGVIIALDTVNLSSAKVEELSKKFEELKANNKKIYAFGAYITNANYKLASIANEVVMIPSASASLDLTGYHYSDMYYKGLLDKLGVNMEVVRIGNYKSYGENYTGNEMTPELRSELTRILENRYGKFIEDVSKNRKIDKNILNNDIVNGTDTNLTPFAARDKNLVDKLEQFSDFTKRLNIREDNVADITDYYEKRVKDEKVGNPRNGTIAVIYAEGSIMYDPNGVTEGVITPDNILEKVEKAMQTKNLRGIVLRVNSGGGSALASEVIYQELTKLNIPIYVSMSDTTASGGYYISMAGNKVFANNATITGSIGVVSMIPKFYNAQEKFGVHSNSISKGKYSDINDSFAPLSQESRDKITQSMQETYSEFKSRVSKSRKIDENTLENYAQGKIWLGDEAKNINLVDGIASLDEVIKIMARDLGLRNNYAVENIYLEEDFSKKLKALTKMIAEKFSLSAQLQKNIPQAKNVFNEYDFAMQNQNKPLYYLTYKLNLY
- a CDS encoding ACT domain-containing protein; translation: MNDRVVITVIGADKTGIVANVSTKLSELNLNIIDITQKVFEDDIFAMIMLVEAPKNTDIKGLQEEFKVFEDQIGVRVYLQHENIFKTMHRI
- the cbiT gene encoding precorrin-6Y C5,15-methyltransferase (decarboxylating) subunit CbiT, translating into MYHIKDEEFLRGKVPMTKEEIRFVSIGKMELQDNDVCLDIGGGTGSISMEMARFARSGKVFAIERNDEAVELIQKNKEKFGLENITVIKGIAPDGLKNLNIKFNKIFIGGSAGNLVEIIKYSYENLAENGILTLNFIVLENIFTAIEELKKYNFKDVDICQLIVSKNKKIKDFNMMMAENPIYVITAKK